In a genomic window of Gloeocapsopsis dulcis:
- a CDS encoding M1 family metallopeptidase has translation MSSQYFDTENSRHRSFELPGAKPHYNPDRPGQVEHIFLDLNLDIPNKSYQGTCVIQLKPIRNGIERLTLDAVNLNIQSVHVDETPQAFEYDGSQLSIQLGSPTVVGEVIKIAIAYSAEKPQRGIYFITPEQHYPNKPTQVWTQGEDEDSRFWFPCFDYPGQLSTSEIRVRVSKPYIAISNGRLIDTAEDGDTKIYHWLQEQVHPTYLMTLAVGDFAEIQDEWNGKPVTYYVEKGREEDARRSMGKTPRMIEFFSEKYGYLYPYPKYAQVCVDDFIFGGMENTSTTLLTDRCLLDERAALDNRNTESLVAHELAHQWFGDLVVIKHWSHAWIKEGMASYSEVMWTEHEYDAEEAAYYRLLEARSYLAEDSSRYRRPIVTHVYREAIELYDRHLYEKGSCVYHMIRAELGEELFWQAIHTFVQDNAHKTVETIDLLRAIEKASGRNLLFLFDQYVYRGGHPDFKVAYAWDGDSKLAKVTVTQTQVKEGSNGISSDLFDLKIAIAFGYPNNEGSSPQLQTFAVRVHEKEQSFYFPVEQKPQFISFDLGNNYLKTVTLEYPLPELKAQLEFDPDPISRIYAAEALAKKGGLEAVKALSQALKCDRFWGVRAEVAKQLAQVKLDQAFDGLVAGLEDDHPLVRRAVVEALTNIKTRESYKAIKPLVENGDPSYYVEASAIKAIGTIASGSVDEKPKEEKVLKLLKSVLEQRSGWNEVVRAGAIAGLSQMKTSESALDLILEYTKLGVPQALRLSSIRSLGTISPGLSTVNLERVLQQLEELSRESFFLTQVAVVSALGQMETPKAIGILQALANQTPDGRVRRMAEEAVSRVQTAVGTDQGVKQLREELDALKQQNQELRSRLENLEAKSSQQ, from the coding sequence ATGTCGTCGCAGTACTTTGATACAGAAAATAGCCGCCACAGATCGTTTGAATTACCAGGGGCAAAACCCCACTACAACCCAGATCGCCCTGGACAAGTAGAGCATATTTTCTTAGATCTAAATTTAGACATTCCTAATAAAAGTTATCAGGGAACTTGTGTTATTCAACTTAAACCAATCCGCAATGGCATTGAAAGGTTGACGTTGGATGCAGTAAACCTCAATATCCAATCAGTACACGTTGACGAAACGCCGCAAGCTTTTGAATATGATGGTTCGCAGTTGTCTATTCAACTTGGATCGCCAACAGTAGTCGGTGAAGTGATTAAGATTGCGATCGCCTACTCTGCAGAAAAACCCCAACGCGGTATTTATTTTATTACTCCAGAGCAACACTATCCCAATAAACCAACACAAGTTTGGACTCAGGGAGAAGATGAAGACTCGCGTTTCTGGTTTCCTTGCTTCGACTACCCAGGACAACTATCAACATCAGAAATTCGTGTCCGCGTTTCCAAACCTTATATTGCCATTTCCAACGGAAGGCTCATTGATACCGCAGAAGACGGTGATACTAAAATTTACCACTGGTTACAAGAGCAAGTCCATCCTACTTATCTGATGACACTCGCGGTAGGAGATTTTGCCGAAATTCAAGACGAGTGGAATGGTAAACCTGTCACCTACTACGTCGAAAAAGGGCGCGAAGAAGATGCACGGCGCAGCATGGGAAAAACGCCACGCATGATTGAATTTTTCAGCGAGAAGTATGGCTATCTTTACCCCTATCCGAAGTATGCGCAAGTTTGCGTTGATGACTTTATTTTCGGAGGAATGGAGAATACCTCCACAACTTTATTAACAGATCGCTGCTTACTCGATGAACGTGCTGCACTTGATAACCGTAACACGGAAAGCTTAGTCGCCCACGAACTTGCGCATCAATGGTTTGGCGATCTTGTCGTCATTAAGCATTGGTCCCATGCTTGGATTAAAGAAGGCATGGCTTCTTACTCTGAGGTAATGTGGACAGAACATGAGTATGATGCAGAGGAAGCGGCTTATTACCGTTTACTCGAAGCGCGGAGTTACTTAGCAGAAGATAGCAGCCGTTATCGTCGTCCAATTGTTACCCACGTTTACCGCGAAGCCATTGAATTATACGATCGCCACCTCTACGAAAAAGGTTCGTGTGTCTATCACATGATTCGTGCCGAATTGGGAGAAGAATTATTTTGGCAAGCAATTCATACGTTTGTTCAGGATAATGCCCACAAAACGGTAGAAACCATTGACTTACTAAGAGCAATTGAGAAAGCATCTGGCAGAAATTTACTATTTCTCTTCGATCAATACGTCTATCGTGGTGGACATCCTGATTTTAAAGTTGCCTACGCTTGGGATGGAGACAGCAAGCTGGCTAAAGTTACAGTTACGCAAACTCAGGTAAAAGAAGGTTCAAACGGTATTAGCAGCGATTTGTTTGATTTAAAAATTGCGATCGCATTTGGCTATCCCAATAACGAAGGATCATCTCCACAATTACAAACATTTGCTGTGAGGGTGCATGAAAAAGAGCAGAGTTTCTACTTTCCTGTAGAACAAAAGCCGCAATTTATCAGTTTTGATCTTGGGAATAACTACTTAAAAACAGTAACCTTAGAGTATCCATTACCAGAGTTGAAAGCACAGCTAGAATTCGATCCTGATCCAATTTCGCGAATTTACGCAGCAGAAGCTTTAGCAAAAAAAGGTGGATTAGAAGCCGTGAAAGCGCTTTCTCAAGCTTTAAAATGCGATCGTTTCTGGGGAGTCCGCGCCGAAGTTGCTAAACAACTCGCCCAAGTCAAACTCGATCAAGCTTTTGATGGTTTAGTCGCAGGGTTAGAAGACGATCATCCCCTAGTTCGCCGTGCGGTGGTAGAAGCCCTCACTAATATCAAGACACGCGAGAGTTACAAAGCAATCAAACCACTCGTAGAAAATGGCGATCCTAGCTACTACGTTGAAGCATCTGCGATTAAGGCGATCGGTACAATTGCAAGCGGATCGGTAGATGAGAAACCAAAAGAAGAAAAAGTGCTGAAACTGCTGAAATCGGTTTTAGAACAAAGATCAGGATGGAATGAGGTCGTTCGTGCAGGTGCGATCGCGGGTCTTAGTCAAATGAAAACTTCTGAGTCAGCACTCGATCTCATCTTGGAATATACCAAACTAGGCGTACCCCAAGCACTACGACTCAGCTCAATTCGCTCCCTCGGTACGATTTCCCCAGGGTTAAGCACGGTAAATCTCGAACGAGTTTTGCAGCAACTTGAAGAACTTTCCCGCGAATCATTCTTCTTAACTCAAGTCGCCGTTGTCAGCGCCCTAGGACAAATGGAAACTCCTAAAGCAATTGGAATCTTGCAAGCTTTGGCAAATCAAACTCCTGATGGACGAGTGCGGCGCATGGCTGAAGAAGCCGTATCGCGAGTACAAACTGCGGTTGGTACAGATCAAGGTGTTAAACAATTGCGTGAAGAACTCGATGCACTTAAACAACAAAATCAAGAACTCAGAAGTCGCTTAGAGAACTTGGAGGCTAAATCCTCGCAACAGTAA